From the genome of uncultured Bacteroides sp.:
AACTAAAGGTTCAAGAACATAAGCTAAGGAGAACAGAAGATAAAATAAAGTCACCATACCCAGAGTAATCAGAATAAATATCAGAATAAGTGTAGAAAGTAGAATAGTTAATTTTTCTACAAACTGTAACTTAGCGTAATCTTTTTGTAATATCGCATATTCTTTGAGCTCTGCGATAAGTTGTCTGATACTATCAACTGTGTTTTTTTCTGTAGACATGGTGACTCTTTTTTTAGTTTCATTCAGCTCCTTCGCCAATTTCAGTAGCAATTTCACTTACAAGATCATCCATTTCGCATCGGCTTAGCTTGATACCTTTCTTGCGAAGAATTTCAGCAATCTTGTTTCTTGTGTCTTCTCCCTTTTCTGGGGCAAATAGAATACCGAGTGCAGCACCTATAGCTGCGCCGCCTAGTAAAGCAGCAATAACATTTAGATTCTTCATAGCAATTGCTTTTAAAATGTTTTACTACAAATCTAAGTATTTTTTAGATTAGTTGTTCTACTTTTTAGAACAATTATTTCTACTAGATGGTTTAAATCTTAAAAAATTATTTTTTATCTTTTTTCTGATTCACTTTTTGTCTGCGCCAAAAATCTCCGTTACTTCTGTCACCACGGTATTTCTTGTTTTCTTTAGCTTTTTCTTTCATCTGCACCTTCTTCTCTTCAATGGCAACAGTTGCTTCAGAAGAGATAAACGGATGATTTAATACAACAGGTATTTTTATACCGATTAACTTTTGGATATCTTTCAAATATGGCAACTCTTCTGGTTCACAGAAAGCTATTGCTATTCCTTCGTTACCGGCA
Proteins encoded in this window:
- a CDS encoding YtxH domain-containing protein → MKNLNVIAALLGGAAIGAALGILFAPEKGEDTRNKIAEILRKKGIKLSRCEMDDLVSEIATEIGEGAE